A genomic segment from Micromonospora echinaurantiaca encodes:
- a CDS encoding TetR/AcrR family transcriptional regulator, giving the protein MTAPTRRERLRTATLAEIKEGARRLLVTGGADAVSLRAIARDMGMTAPAIYRYFPSLEALVTALAGDLYDELRRCLEAARDAAGGEPVDQLVAMCRAFRAWSVAHPAEFGLIFGAPTPGLAAFVDDCVDPDHPGARFGAVFLAPMIELWHRSPFPTPPAELLRERLGDRLEPLRLSHGDIPIEVTYTFLAGWTRLYGLVAAEVFQQVSWAVTEPEALFELELEAFAAQLGGGDRPGGAIR; this is encoded by the coding sequence ATGACCGCACCGACCCGGCGGGAACGCCTGCGTACCGCCACCCTCGCCGAGATCAAGGAGGGGGCGCGCCGGCTGCTGGTGACCGGCGGCGCCGACGCGGTCTCGCTGCGCGCCATCGCCCGCGACATGGGCATGACCGCCCCGGCCATCTACCGCTACTTCCCCAGCCTGGAGGCGCTGGTCACGGCACTCGCCGGGGACCTCTACGACGAGCTGCGACGGTGCCTGGAGGCGGCCCGGGACGCCGCCGGCGGTGAGCCGGTCGACCAGCTGGTGGCCATGTGTCGGGCCTTCCGCGCCTGGTCGGTGGCGCACCCCGCCGAGTTCGGGCTGATCTTCGGCGCGCCGACCCCCGGGCTGGCCGCCTTCGTCGACGACTGCGTCGACCCGGACCATCCCGGCGCCCGGTTCGGCGCGGTCTTCCTCGCGCCGATGATCGAGCTCTGGCACCGGTCGCCGTTCCCCACCCCGCCGGCCGAGTTGCTCCGCGAGCGCCTCGGCGACCGGCTGGAGCCGCTGCGGCTCAGCCACGGCGACATCCCGATCGAGGTCACGTACACCTTCCTGGCCGGCTGGACCCGGCTCTACGGGCTGGTCGCTGCGGAGGTCTTCCAGCAGGTGAGCTGGGCGGTCACCGAACCGGAGGCGCTGTTCGAGCTGGAGCTGGAAGCGTTCGCCGCCCAGCTGGGCGGCGGCGACCGGCCGGGCGGCGCGATCCGCTAG
- a CDS encoding phytoene desaturase family protein — translation MSDELPTRADVVIVGSGHNGLVSAILLARAGLDVLVLEAAEVIGGATRTENPFPKVPGLRHSTGSYLLGLMPPELLATLDVRIPVLRRDPHYFLPTPGPEGSPYLLFGSDVAATRAQLAEFFSPADVAADDALQAELAALRADLAPVWLADPLPVEETAERFVRPALRQVFVDLVRGSVADYLARFDFRSELLVSMYAVTDGLSGLNAGPDDPGTGHNFLVHNMCRLPGSGGTWMIAEGGMGTVSRTFAAAARAAGATILTGTPVSAITLAGGAASGVVLADGREVGARVVLGACDPYRLMDLLPDGALPAPLAERMAAVRRPGTTLKLNLALSGLPRFSCLPADAPSPFGSTIHLLPGSASLIGGGESPMTALRAMWADVQAGRLPAEPTIEWYLHTTVDPSLSDGQGHHSSALFVQSVPYELAGTSWDEALPGYVDQLIAICERYAPNTGDLIADAVPLTPAGIEAHFGITGGHIHHVDNTVSFTDRMPYVIGVDGVYAGSAGCHPAGSVIGAAGHNAARRILTDLGR, via the coding sequence ATGAGTGACGAGCTGCCGACCCGGGCCGACGTGGTGATCGTCGGGTCCGGGCACAACGGTCTGGTGTCCGCGATCCTGCTGGCCCGCGCCGGCCTCGACGTGCTGGTGCTGGAGGCGGCCGAGGTGATCGGCGGGGCCACCCGCACGGAGAACCCATTCCCGAAGGTGCCGGGCCTGCGCCACTCCACCGGTTCCTACCTGCTCGGGCTGATGCCGCCGGAGCTGCTCGCCACGCTCGACGTACGCATCCCGGTGCTGCGCCGCGACCCGCACTACTTCCTGCCCACCCCGGGCCCGGAGGGCTCCCCGTACCTGCTCTTCGGCAGCGACGTCGCGGCCACCCGGGCGCAGCTCGCGGAGTTCTTCTCCCCCGCCGACGTGGCCGCCGACGACGCCCTCCAGGCCGAGCTGGCAGCGCTGCGCGCCGACCTGGCGCCGGTCTGGCTGGCCGACCCGCTGCCCGTCGAGGAGACCGCCGAGCGGTTCGTCCGGCCGGCGCTGCGGCAGGTCTTCGTCGACCTGGTCCGCGGCTCGGTCGCCGACTACCTGGCCCGCTTCGACTTCCGCTCCGAACTGCTCGTCTCGATGTACGCGGTCACCGACGGCCTGTCCGGGCTGAACGCCGGCCCGGACGACCCGGGCACCGGCCACAACTTCCTGGTGCACAACATGTGCCGGCTGCCCGGCTCGGGCGGCACCTGGATGATCGCCGAGGGCGGGATGGGCACCGTCTCGCGGACCTTCGCCGCGGCCGCCCGCGCCGCCGGGGCCACGATCCTGACCGGTACGCCGGTCAGCGCGATCACCCTGGCCGGCGGTGCGGCCAGCGGGGTGGTCCTCGCCGACGGGCGGGAGGTGGGCGCCCGGGTGGTGCTCGGCGCGTGTGACCCGTACCGGCTGATGGACCTGCTGCCCGACGGCGCGCTCCCGGCGCCGCTGGCCGAGCGGATGGCGGCGGTCCGCCGTCCCGGCACCACGCTCAAGCTCAACCTGGCGCTGAGCGGCCTGCCGCGCTTCTCCTGCCTGCCCGCGGACGCGCCCAGCCCGTTCGGCTCGACCATCCACCTTCTTCCCGGCTCGGCCTCGCTGATCGGCGGCGGCGAGTCGCCGATGACCGCGCTGCGCGCGATGTGGGCGGACGTGCAGGCGGGCCGGCTGCCCGCGGAGCCGACCATCGAGTGGTACCTGCACACCACTGTCGACCCGTCGCTCTCCGACGGGCAGGGCCACCACTCGTCGGCGCTCTTCGTCCAGTCCGTCCCCTACGAGCTGGCCGGCACCAGTTGGGACGAGGCGCTGCCCGGGTACGTCGACCAGTTGATCGCGATCTGCGAGCGGTACGCACCCAACACCGGCGACCTGATCGCCGACGCGGTGCCGCTGACCCCGGCCGGCATCGAGGCGCACTTCGGCATCACCGGCGGGCACATCCACCACGTCGACAACACCGTCTCGTTCACCGACCGGATGCCGTACGTCATCGGGGTCGACGGCGTCTACGCCGGCAGCGCCGGCTGCCACCCGGCGGGCAGCGTCATCGGCGCCGCCGGCCACAACGCCGCCCGTCGCATCCTCACCGACCTAGGCCGCTGA
- a CDS encoding TMEM175 family protein — protein sequence MTGAGPGQRKYRYRRNQEMARDPARVETFSDGIFAVVLTVMAVELLQYGPARVGGRELPEALVDAWPAYLAYVITFAIAGQVWLGHHNIWRYVVRVDQMLLVFNLLLLLFVAAIPFTADLLADNLRGSAAEQRLTAALYLGTVLGEAVCFNLIWWCARRHRLLHPDLDPQLTRAIARRLLLRPLLYLVAFAFVFVHPVLSLFLYLVLVVLYLIRGPGTLPSAATTAEDRSAA from the coding sequence ATGACCGGGGCTGGACCTGGGCAGCGGAAGTACCGGTACCGGCGGAACCAGGAGATGGCGCGGGACCCCGCCCGGGTCGAGACGTTCAGCGACGGGATCTTCGCGGTCGTGCTGACGGTGATGGCCGTCGAACTGCTCCAGTACGGTCCGGCCCGGGTGGGCGGGAGGGAACTTCCCGAAGCCCTCGTCGACGCCTGGCCGGCCTACCTGGCGTATGTGATCACCTTCGCGATCGCCGGTCAGGTCTGGCTCGGCCACCACAACATCTGGCGCTACGTGGTCCGGGTCGACCAGATGCTGCTGGTGTTCAACCTGCTCCTGCTGCTGTTCGTCGCGGCCATCCCGTTCACCGCCGACCTGCTCGCGGACAATCTGCGCGGCAGCGCGGCGGAGCAGCGGCTGACCGCCGCGCTCTACCTCGGCACCGTGCTCGGTGAGGCGGTCTGCTTCAACCTGATCTGGTGGTGCGCGCGTCGACACCGGCTGCTGCACCCCGACCTGGATCCCCAGCTGACCCGGGCGATCGCGCGCCGGCTACTGCTGCGCCCGCTGCTCTACCTGGTCGCCTTCGCGTTCGTCTTCGTCCACCCGGTCCTGAGCCTCTTCCTCTACCTCGTGCTCGTCGTCCTCTACCTCATCCGCGGTCCCGGCACCCTGCCCAGCGCCGCCACCACGGCCGAGGATCGGTCAGCGGCCTAG
- a CDS encoding Rieske 2Fe-2S domain-containing protein, producing the protein MRVTGTGHASMRIDTAAGSILCDPWVNPAYFASWFPFPDNSQLDWETLGQVDYLYVSHLHRDHFDAKHLRDFVSKDATVLLPEFPTSEMEDEFRELGFTKFLKAPNEQVVELPGGLKIMIQALTSPTDGPIGDSSLWVEYDGVRLLNQNDARPTDLSVFAELGHVHAHMLQFSGAIWYPMVYELPQAAKTAFGKQKRDRQFDRTWRYIDDLNASHVFPIAGPPCFLDDELWQFNDIFGDEGNIFPDQSVFLAEYAKVGGTNGIVLLPGSVAEVTTEGATTTHPVPVEEFFANKVAHLEEMRERKRPIIEAEKASWRHPEIDILKEMKRRVEPLLDESIYLAKGVGGPVRFDLVGYDGESVESIVVDFPGKQVRPYADEKVRYRFRTERALVEHLLHIGEVDWVNSLFLSCRFSAARIGQYNEFVYAFFKCLSEERLQYAEGWYDEHERTSDAEDITLGDWVVQRRCPHLKADLTRFGIVEGDQLTCQLHGWRFDLSSGRCLTSVGHKIRARRVDAEAPAPAGEALS; encoded by the coding sequence GTGCGAGTGACCGGTACGGGGCACGCGAGCATGCGGATCGACACGGCCGCGGGCAGCATCCTGTGCGACCCGTGGGTCAATCCGGCCTATTTCGCCTCATGGTTCCCTTTCCCCGACAATTCGCAGCTCGACTGGGAGACCCTCGGCCAGGTCGACTACCTCTACGTCTCGCACCTGCACCGGGACCACTTCGACGCCAAGCACCTGCGCGACTTCGTGTCGAAGGACGCGACCGTGCTGCTCCCCGAGTTCCCCACCTCGGAGATGGAGGACGAGTTCCGGGAGCTGGGCTTCACCAAGTTCCTCAAGGCGCCGAACGAGCAGGTCGTGGAGCTGCCCGGCGGCCTCAAGATCATGATTCAGGCGCTGACCAGCCCGACCGACGGCCCGATCGGCGACTCCTCGCTCTGGGTCGAGTACGACGGTGTCCGGCTGCTGAACCAGAACGACGCCCGCCCCACCGACCTGAGCGTCTTCGCCGAGCTGGGCCACGTGCACGCGCACATGCTCCAGTTCTCCGGGGCGATCTGGTACCCGATGGTCTACGAGCTGCCGCAGGCCGCCAAGACGGCGTTCGGCAAGCAGAAGCGTGACCGGCAGTTCGACCGCACCTGGCGGTACATCGACGACCTGAACGCCTCGCACGTCTTCCCGATCGCCGGCCCGCCGTGCTTCCTCGACGACGAGCTGTGGCAGTTCAACGACATCTTCGGCGACGAGGGGAACATCTTTCCGGACCAGTCGGTGTTCCTCGCCGAGTACGCGAAGGTCGGTGGCACCAACGGCATCGTGCTGCTGCCCGGCAGCGTCGCCGAGGTCACCACGGAGGGCGCCACCACCACCCACCCGGTGCCGGTGGAGGAGTTCTTCGCGAACAAGGTCGCCCACCTGGAGGAGATGCGGGAGCGCAAGCGCCCGATCATCGAGGCGGAGAAGGCGTCCTGGCGGCACCCGGAGATCGACATCCTGAAGGAGATGAAGCGGCGCGTCGAGCCGCTGCTGGACGAGTCGATCTACCTGGCCAAGGGGGTCGGCGGCCCGGTCCGCTTCGACCTGGTCGGCTACGACGGGGAGAGCGTCGAGTCGATCGTGGTGGACTTCCCGGGCAAGCAGGTCCGGCCGTACGCGGACGAGAAGGTCCGGTACCGGTTCCGCACCGAGCGGGCGCTGGTCGAGCACCTGCTGCACATCGGCGAGGTGGACTGGGTCAACTCGCTCTTCCTCTCCTGCCGGTTCTCCGCGGCCCGGATCGGCCAGTACAACGAGTTCGTCTACGCGTTCTTCAAGTGCCTGTCGGAGGAGCGGCTCCAGTACGCCGAGGGCTGGTACGACGAGCACGAGCGGACCAGCGACGCCGAGGACATCACCCTCGGCGACTGGGTGGTGCAGCGGCGCTGCCCGCACCTGAAGGCGGACCTGACCCGGTTCGGCATCGTGGAGGGCGACCAACTCACCTGCCAGCTGCACGGGTGGCGGTTCGACCTGAGCAGCGGCCGCTGCCTGACCAGCGTCGGCCACAAGATCCGGGCCCGCCGGGTCGACGCCGAGGCTCCCGCCCCCGCCGGCGAAGCCCTCAGCTGA
- a CDS encoding DUF2631 domain-containing protein, which translates to MAGSEPVTSPDQHKPGHRKSGRIGAVVTALALLAMICGNHEGRVEDIWLVGLAVLLLVIVVGDAVLRRNGLRS; encoded by the coding sequence GTGGCAGGAAGCGAGCCGGTAACGTCGCCAGACCAGCACAAGCCCGGGCACCGCAAGTCCGGGCGGATCGGCGCGGTGGTGACCGCGCTGGCGCTGCTGGCGATGATCTGCGGCAACCACGAGGGCAGGGTCGAGGACATCTGGCTGGTCGGCCTCGCCGTGCTGCTGCTGGTCATCGTCGTCGGCGACGCGGTGCTGCGGCGCAACGGCCTGCGCTCCTGA
- a CDS encoding DivIVA domain-containing protein — MASQGQRFRRKALRRGYKVDEVDAFLDRVEATLAGQPVGAPVASQEVHDVVFRVRFNGYDEWQVDLHLDRVERQLAELEERGGRGGDPRMGDRLGPPDRMGPPMRDERGMSPLPPRPMPAQAGPPPADRYGRYDEPTGAFAGGYDAPRGGYDAPRGPAGPNPPMGPGPMGHGGPPPRGLPAGPGGYGPEGYGPEGYGPDEQRFDGFEAGRRGRTDMTAEIRMPERERERDPRGRGPAGPPPMPQQGFGGAPMGGPPAGGPPMGGPPMGGPPMAGPPGSDLYRVDQIRRSFQVRRFGSGYDPDQVDRFFESLLGGMAGRNPMPVNPKDLDTLRFGLVQGGYFEAEVDAALKDVQDILFGR, encoded by the coding sequence GTGGCGAGTCAGGGTCAGCGTTTCCGGCGTAAGGCGCTCCGCCGGGGATACAAGGTCGACGAGGTGGATGCCTTCCTCGACCGGGTCGAGGCGACACTCGCCGGTCAGCCGGTCGGCGCCCCGGTGGCCTCGCAGGAGGTCCACGACGTCGTCTTCCGGGTCCGGTTCAACGGCTACGACGAGTGGCAGGTCGACCTGCACCTGGACCGCGTGGAGCGGCAGCTCGCCGAGCTGGAGGAGCGCGGCGGGCGCGGCGGCGACCCCCGGATGGGCGACCGGCTCGGCCCGCCGGACCGGATGGGGCCGCCGATGCGCGACGAGCGGGGCATGTCGCCGCTGCCGCCCCGGCCGATGCCGGCGCAGGCCGGCCCGCCGCCGGCGGACCGCTACGGTCGCTACGACGAGCCGACCGGCGCCTTCGCCGGTGGCTACGACGCTCCGCGTGGGGGCTACGACGCGCCGCGCGGCCCAGCCGGCCCGAACCCGCCGATGGGCCCGGGCCCGATGGGGCACGGCGGCCCGCCGCCGCGCGGCCTGCCCGCCGGTCCCGGCGGCTACGGTCCGGAGGGCTACGGTCCGGAGGGCTACGGCCCGGACGAGCAGCGGTTCGACGGCTTCGAGGCGGGCCGGCGCGGCCGGACCGACATGACCGCCGAGATCCGGATGCCGGAACGGGAGCGGGAGCGGGATCCGCGGGGTCGTGGCCCGGCCGGACCGCCGCCGATGCCGCAGCAGGGGTTCGGCGGCGCGCCGATGGGTGGCCCGCCGGCCGGTGGCCCGCCGATGGGTGGCCCGCCGATGGGTGGCCCGCCGATGGCCGGCCCGCCCGGCAGTGACCTCTACCGGGTCGACCAGATCCGCCGCAGCTTCCAGGTGCGCCGGTTCGGCAGCGGCTACGACCCCGACCAGGTCGACCGGTTCTTCGAGAGCCTGCTCGGCGGGATGGCCGGGCGCAACCCGATGCCGGTGAACCCGAAGGACCTGGACACGCTCCGCTTCGGCCTGGTGCAGGGCGGCTACTTCGAGGCCGAGGTGGACGCCGCGCTCAAGGACGTGCAGGACATCCTCTTCGGCCGCTGA
- the rlmN gene encoding 23S rRNA (adenine(2503)-C(2))-methyltransferase RlmN, translating to MTSLPLIPVDPDAPGARRASMPPRHLADLDLAGRRALVAELGEPAFRAKQVSTHYFGRLVRDPAEMTDLPAATRERLADRLLPRLLTPVRELACDDGATRKALWRLHDGSLVESVLMGYPDRVTVCISSQAGCGMACPFCATGQAGLTRNLSTAEIVDQAVYLAGVAASGAVAGSPPRLSHVVFMGMGEPLANYNRVVAAIRRLIAPAPEGLGLSQRHITVSTVGLVPAIRRLASEDLSVTLALSLHAPDDDLRDELVPVNQRWKVAEVLDAAWDYAARTGRRVSIEYAMIKNVNDQPWRADLLGRLLAGKLAHVNLIPLNPTPGSRWDASPKPVEREFVRRLRDAGVSTTVRDTRGREIDGACGQLAAAEDRDTDRTAETTA from the coding sequence ATGACGAGCCTGCCCCTGATCCCCGTGGACCCGGACGCCCCCGGCGCACGCCGGGCGAGCATGCCACCCCGCCACCTCGCCGACCTCGACCTCGCCGGTCGCCGGGCGCTGGTCGCCGAGTTGGGGGAGCCGGCGTTCCGCGCCAAGCAGGTCTCCACCCACTACTTCGGTCGGCTGGTCCGCGACCCGGCCGAGATGACCGATCTGCCGGCCGCGACCCGAGAGCGGCTGGCCGACCGGCTGCTGCCCCGGCTGCTCACCCCGGTACGGGAGTTGGCCTGCGACGACGGCGCGACCCGCAAGGCGCTCTGGCGGCTGCACGACGGCTCGCTGGTGGAGAGCGTGCTGATGGGCTACCCGGACCGGGTCACCGTCTGCATCTCCAGCCAGGCCGGCTGCGGCATGGCCTGCCCGTTCTGCGCCACCGGCCAGGCCGGGCTGACCCGCAACCTCTCCACCGCCGAGATCGTCGACCAGGCGGTCTACCTGGCCGGGGTGGCCGCCTCCGGAGCGGTGGCCGGGTCGCCGCCGCGGCTGTCGCACGTGGTCTTCATGGGCATGGGCGAGCCGCTGGCCAACTACAACCGGGTGGTCGCCGCGATCCGCCGGCTGATCGCGCCGGCGCCCGAGGGGCTCGGGCTGTCCCAGCGGCACATCACCGTTTCCACGGTGGGGCTGGTTCCGGCCATCCGCCGACTGGCCAGCGAAGACCTCTCAGTGACTCTTGCGCTGTCGTTGCACGCCCCCGATGATGATCTGCGCGACGAACTCGTGCCGGTGAACCAGCGCTGGAAGGTAGCCGAGGTGCTGGACGCAGCGTGGGACTACGCGGCCCGTACGGGCCGGCGCGTGTCGATCGAGTACGCAATGATCAAGAACGTGAACGACCAGCCGTGGCGAGCGGACCTGCTCGGCCGGCTGCTGGCCGGCAAGCTGGCCCACGTGAACCTGATCCCGCTCAACCCGACTCCGGGCAGCCGCTGGGACGCCAGCCCGAAGCCGGTCGAGCGGGAGTTCGTCCGGCGGTTGCGCGACGCCGGGGTGTCCACGACGGTGCGGGACACCCGAGGCCGCGAGATCGACGGAGCGTGTGGGCAGCTGGCCGCCGCCGAGGACAGGGACACCGACCGGACCGCGGAGACGACGGCGTGA